A window from Cryobacterium sp. SO1 encodes these proteins:
- a CDS encoding DoxX family protein, producing the protein MTTTRTTALTDINQIETGRFTRAVLAAVRIAVGLMWLQNVNWKRPPDFGQASQKGLYQYTEDAVQHPVLGAFSWLVQNVIFPNFALFGWGVLIVEFCLGAFLLVGFLTRFWAAIGILQTIAITLSVLNTPGEWQWSYYLMFAAQFVILATAAGRIAGVDGLLRPRWSLGTGRPGRIAMALS; encoded by the coding sequence ATGACCACCACCCGCACCACCGCACTGACAGATATCAACCAGATCGAGACCGGGCGTTTCACTCGTGCAGTGCTCGCGGCAGTGCGGATCGCAGTGGGGTTGATGTGGCTACAGAATGTGAATTGGAAACGCCCGCCCGACTTCGGGCAAGCTTCCCAGAAAGGCCTCTACCAATACACTGAGGATGCGGTGCAGCATCCGGTGCTCGGAGCCTTCAGCTGGCTGGTGCAGAATGTCATTTTTCCCAACTTCGCGCTCTTCGGCTGGGGTGTGCTGATCGTGGAATTCTGCCTCGGCGCGTTCCTGCTGGTGGGATTCCTGACACGCTTCTGGGCGGCCATCGGCATCCTCCAGACCATTGCCATCACCCTGTCGGTGCTGAACACTCCCGGGGAGTGGCAATGGAGCTACTACCTGATGTTCGCAGCGCAATTTGTCATCCTGGCAACCGCCGCCGGAAGGATCGCCGGTGTTGATGGGCTGCTGAGACCCCGGTGGTCGCTCGGCACAGGCCGGCCGGGTCGGATCGCGATGGCCCTCTCATGA
- a CDS encoding HNH endonuclease family protein codes for MTRPYPALLLTGVLVVVATQLTVTPAFASPPDPPALSTINSELAAIPTNVETSSAGYSRDLFPHWSTQSGSCDAQEIALQRDGVDVVTSSTCSATSGSWYSVYDGAWNYASSDVDIDHVVALSEAWGSGASTWTTSKRQQFANSLGDGQLIAVTDNVNASKSDRDAAEWQPPLATYHCTYAKHVVHVKYGWGLSMDSAEKTAINTMLATC; via the coding sequence ATGACACGTCCATACCCGGCCCTGCTACTGACGGGTGTACTCGTCGTTGTGGCGACTCAACTGACGGTCACCCCGGCCTTCGCCTCCCCGCCGGACCCGCCGGCGCTCAGCACGATCAACAGCGAGCTGGCCGCGATCCCCACCAATGTGGAGACCAGTTCGGCCGGGTACTCCCGAGACCTCTTCCCGCACTGGTCCACGCAGTCCGGTAGCTGCGACGCACAAGAGATCGCGCTCCAGCGGGATGGCGTCGACGTCGTGACCAGCTCGACCTGTTCAGCGACCTCGGGAAGCTGGTACTCCGTCTATGACGGCGCCTGGAACTACGCGTCGTCGGATGTCGACATCGACCACGTCGTCGCACTGTCCGAGGCCTGGGGCTCCGGAGCCTCGACCTGGACGACGAGCAAGCGCCAGCAGTTCGCCAACAGTCTCGGCGACGGCCAACTGATCGCGGTCACCGACAATGTCAACGCGTCAAAGTCCGACCGGGACGCGGCGGAGTGGCAGCCGCCGCTGGCCACCTACCACTGCACCTACGCCAAGCACGTCGTGCACGTGAAGTACGGATGGGGCCTGTCAATGGACTCCGCGGAGAAGACTGCGATCAACACGATGCTGGCCACCTGCTGA
- a CDS encoding type II toxin-antitoxin system Phd/YefM family antitoxin — protein sequence MSAITATEARKSLFGLIQQVNDDHTAIEVVSRHGNAVILSKEDYDALTETAFLLRNPANAERLLAAIERVRRGEFEQHDLLDA from the coding sequence ATGTCGGCGATCACCGCGACCGAAGCACGCAAGAGCCTGTTCGGACTCATCCAGCAGGTCAACGACGACCACACCGCTATCGAGGTCGTCTCCCGGCACGGAAACGCGGTCATCCTGTCAAAGGAGGACTACGACGCGTTGACCGAAACGGCCTTCCTGCTGCGGAACCCTGCGAACGCGGAGCGGTTGCTCGCAGCGATCGAGCGAGTCCGGCGCGGCGAGTTCGAGCAGCACGACCTACTGGACGCGTGA
- a CDS encoding Txe/YoeB family addiction module toxin, whose translation MSRTIAFDPNGWEDYVYWQTQDRKTLKRINQLITDTLRDPFAGIGKPEPLRHVLSGAWSRRIDDTNRLVYYVTDDRIVILQAREHY comes from the coding sequence GTGAGTCGGACGATCGCCTTCGACCCGAATGGGTGGGAGGACTACGTTTACTGGCAGACCCAGGACCGCAAGACGCTCAAGCGGATCAATCAGCTGATCACCGACACGCTGCGCGATCCGTTCGCGGGCATCGGCAAGCCTGAGCCCCTTCGGCACGTTCTCTCCGGCGCTTGGTCACGCCGCATCGACGACACGAACCGCCTGGTCTACTACGTCACCGACGACCGCATCGTCATCCTGCAAGCCCGCGAACACTACTGA
- a CDS encoding glycoside hydrolase family 15 protein, producing the protein MSALPIAEHALLSDRHSAALVTRNGSVVWLCFPRFDSESVFAAILDDDAGHWSIQPTETATSTRQYVDETMALRTTFLTATGVIELLDAMELGDSSDPHRLGEHAPHTLLRGVRCTTGRAVVEMTYRPRPEYGLVVPIFSEILSGSVATGGSGRLTLSMPETVVAADGEISVRFTLEAGEERFFALQRTRLGEPLPPAYTQGEIKCALDATIASWRGWSELHQNYDGPWRDLVRHSGRVLQALSYQPTGAIVAAATTSLPEEIGGDRNWDYRYSWVRDASFTMKALWVAACPDEAQEFFGFMAAAAAHFRPDRHLQIMFGIGGEHDLSERLLPQLSGWRESGPVRVGNGAWDQPQLDVYGELLDAAFRLREQLGDVEPATREFLIALADAAARQWEQPDNGIWEVRGEPQHFLYSKLMCWVALDRAIGLAEQLFAVHRVAEWSRMAATIRAAILTRGWNEEAGAFTQAFDSPDLDAAALMMPIVGFLPASDPRMVSTVDAIIHRLTDARGLVYRYETESGVDGITGNEGTFLLCTFWLAQVLADAGRTGEARTVFENAVSHVNDVGLLAEEIDSVTGEQLGNFPQAFSHVGLVNAAWAIHQAELH; encoded by the coding sequence ATGAGCGCACTCCCGATCGCCGAGCACGCGCTCCTGTCGGACCGGCATTCCGCTGCTCTGGTGACCCGGAACGGGTCCGTCGTCTGGCTCTGCTTCCCCCGATTCGACAGCGAATCCGTCTTTGCCGCAATTCTGGACGATGACGCCGGGCACTGGTCGATCCAGCCGACCGAAACAGCAACGTCAACGCGGCAGTACGTGGACGAAACGATGGCACTGCGCACCACCTTTCTCACGGCGACGGGCGTTATCGAACTCCTTGACGCCATGGAACTGGGGGACTCGTCCGATCCGCACCGCCTGGGCGAGCACGCCCCGCACACCCTGCTTCGCGGCGTGCGCTGCACCACCGGACGAGCAGTGGTTGAGATGACGTATCGGCCACGTCCGGAATACGGCTTGGTGGTGCCCATCTTCAGCGAGATCCTTTCCGGTTCCGTTGCCACGGGTGGGTCGGGTCGGCTCACGCTATCGATGCCGGAGACGGTCGTCGCCGCTGACGGGGAGATCTCGGTGCGGTTCACCCTTGAGGCCGGGGAAGAACGGTTTTTCGCCTTGCAGCGCACCCGGCTCGGTGAGCCTCTTCCTCCGGCGTACACCCAGGGTGAGATCAAGTGCGCGCTGGACGCAACGATTGCGAGCTGGCGGGGCTGGTCCGAACTACATCAGAACTACGACGGTCCCTGGCGCGACTTGGTTCGTCACTCGGGGCGGGTGTTGCAGGCGCTGAGCTATCAACCAACCGGCGCGATCGTAGCCGCTGCCACAACATCCTTGCCCGAGGAAATCGGCGGTGATCGGAACTGGGACTATCGGTACTCCTGGGTGCGTGACGCAAGTTTCACCATGAAGGCCCTGTGGGTGGCGGCCTGCCCTGACGAGGCCCAGGAGTTCTTCGGCTTCATGGCCGCGGCGGCGGCGCACTTTCGCCCCGACCGTCATCTGCAGATCATGTTCGGCATCGGTGGGGAACACGACTTGTCCGAGCGCCTCCTCCCGCAGCTGTCCGGGTGGCGCGAGAGCGGGCCGGTCCGGGTCGGCAACGGCGCCTGGGACCAGCCGCAGCTCGACGTGTACGGCGAGCTCCTCGACGCCGCCTTCCGGCTTCGAGAGCAGCTCGGCGATGTTGAACCCGCCACGCGAGAGTTCTTGATCGCACTGGCCGATGCTGCCGCGCGCCAGTGGGAGCAGCCGGACAACGGTATCTGGGAAGTCCGCGGCGAGCCGCAGCACTTCCTCTACTCGAAACTGATGTGTTGGGTCGCGCTGGACCGGGCGATCGGCCTGGCTGAGCAGTTGTTCGCCGTCCACCGCGTTGCCGAGTGGTCGCGGATGGCCGCCACCATCCGCGCCGCCATCCTCACCCGAGGGTGGAACGAGGAGGCTGGTGCGTTCACGCAAGCCTTCGATTCGCCCGACCTCGACGCGGCGGCGCTGATGATGCCCATTGTCGGCTTCCTGCCGGCCTCCGATCCGCGGATGGTGTCCACCGTGGACGCCATCATTCACCGGCTCACCGACGCACGCGGACTCGTCTACCGCTACGAAACTGAGTCCGGTGTCGACGGAATCACCGGCAACGAGGGCACCTTCCTGCTCTGTACTTTTTGGCTGGCCCAGGTCCTGGCCGACGCGGGCCGGACCGGTGAAGCCCGCACGGTGTTCGAGAACGCCGTGAGCCACGTCAACGATGTCGGTCTGCTCGCCGAGGAGATCGACTCCGTCACCGGCGAGCAACTCGGCAACTTTCCGCAGGCCTTCAGTCACGTCGGACTTGTGAACGCAGCCTGGGCCATCCACCAGGCCGAACTGCACTGA
- a CDS encoding bifunctional alpha/beta hydrolase/OsmC family protein: protein MSRQSERLEFPGSQGSALAARLDLPESTPRAFALFAHCFTCSKDVLAAARISRALTDFGIAVLRFDFTGLGQSGGDFANTNFSSNIEDLVHAADYLREHHAAPSLLIGHSLGGAAVLAVTHRIPEVRAVATIGAPADPDHLSHLLRESRAEIEACGEAEVQLSGRTFRIRRQFLDDIAAQPQAERIRTLGAALLVMHSPTDTTVDADNARRIYEAARHPKSFVALDGADHLLTKPTDAVYAAAMLATWAGRYVFAPLPEQAAPSTPEDPAEGLVEVAETGTGAFAQQIRIGRHRLTADEPAPIGTDTGPSPYDFLLAGLGACTSMTVRMYAERKRWPLEKVTVSLRHSRIHAQDCNNCESETGRVDHIERIIRLDGDLDDDQRQRLREIADKCPVHRTLHSEVVIDTTVSGDGRGPTMMRDELDVGVQA, encoded by the coding sequence ATGAGCAGGCAGAGCGAGAGACTGGAATTCCCCGGGTCCCAGGGGTCGGCACTGGCGGCGCGTCTCGACTTGCCGGAATCGACGCCCCGGGCCTTCGCGCTGTTCGCGCACTGCTTCACGTGTAGCAAAGACGTGCTCGCGGCCGCCCGCATCTCCCGGGCACTGACCGACTTCGGCATCGCGGTGCTCCGGTTCGACTTCACCGGCCTGGGCCAATCCGGGGGAGATTTCGCCAACACCAACTTCAGCTCCAACATCGAAGATCTGGTGCACGCCGCCGACTACTTGCGGGAGCACCACGCGGCGCCGTCCCTGCTGATCGGGCACTCGCTGGGCGGCGCCGCCGTGCTCGCCGTCACCCACCGCATCCCCGAGGTGCGGGCCGTGGCGACGATCGGCGCGCCGGCCGATCCGGACCACCTCTCGCACCTGCTGCGCGAGAGCCGTGCGGAGATTGAAGCCTGCGGGGAGGCCGAGGTGCAGCTCTCCGGCCGCACCTTCCGCATCCGTCGTCAGTTTCTCGACGACATCGCTGCCCAGCCTCAGGCCGAGCGCATCCGCACCCTGGGGGCGGCCCTGCTCGTCATGCACTCGCCGACCGACACCACGGTCGACGCCGACAACGCGCGTCGCATCTACGAGGCAGCCCGGCACCCCAAATCCTTCGTGGCGCTCGACGGGGCCGACCACCTGCTGACGAAGCCGACGGATGCCGTCTACGCGGCCGCCATGCTCGCCACCTGGGCCGGCCGCTACGTGTTCGCTCCCCTCCCGGAGCAGGCTGCGCCCTCCACGCCGGAAGACCCGGCTGAAGGGCTCGTCGAAGTGGCCGAAACCGGAACCGGAGCATTCGCCCAGCAGATCAGGATCGGCCGGCACCGGCTGACCGCTGACGAACCCGCTCCCATCGGCACCGACACCGGACCGTCGCCCTATGATTTCTTGCTGGCCGGCCTGGGCGCCTGCACATCGATGACCGTCCGAATGTACGCCGAGCGCAAGAGATGGCCGCTGGAAAAGGTCACTGTTTCACTGCGGCACTCCCGAATCCATGCGCAGGACTGCAACAACTGCGAAAGCGAAACCGGCCGGGTAGACCACATCGAACGGATCATCCGCCTCGACGGCGACCTTGACGACGATCAGCGTCAGCGCTTACGCGAAATCGCCGACAAATGCCCGGTGCACCGCACCCTACACTCGGAAGTCGTCATCGACACGACCGTCTCGGGAGACGGTCGCGGTCCGACAATGATGAGAGATGAGCTGGATGTCGGAGTGCAGGCATGA
- a CDS encoding glycoside hydrolase family 38 C-terminal domain-containing protein: protein MIEHLDTCHVISHVHWDREWYRGFDGYRGRLVDLVERVCDSLDDDTYATFHLDGQTVVLADVLEIRPDLEPRLAGLIADGRLTVGPWHVLADNQLVSAENLVRNLFRARRWGNRIGRLSTVGYSPDAFGHPADLPRLLVGFGMDTALVWRGAPPELARFRWRAPDGSEVFTVNQSYHQTEVLWDADASSVQLRAYVDAEKVRLPDGPWLLLNGGDHLVPQPPSTREQHSAEARVDLIESTLADFFAAARESGASLPVIDGELRRPGNRLTFLLPGTLSARTYVKLANEHVQTLLERFVEPQLARLELRSGPSTIPVSDSRSLSGLLDHAWDLVIKNSPHDSICGCSVDEVHRTTTVRAERAVETGELLVQRMLLEEGLDTRRYGTPPTEKVDLVVLSGLGAVVSGPVVVEVATDVGSSVTALVTPDGHEIPFEIESTRLETVFEADLDLLPDSRQCAIHRIAFTATDVPAFGWKAYTARLGGAVVARAQEVETGQPIVSGRFSITVNPDASVRVQDRDTGVVHDHIGRLVSTGDRGDSYNYDPPANDSAVEPRVTGVRVTETPVRTRLEITASLLLPAALTADRDSRSAECVSVPLTISIEHWRDRDQLDWAVSIDNKADDHRLRFEVPVDSTATQWTADQHWSALTRPIGPELGELPTGPALEAASGVAPVHSWASVGTGANAVALLTRGLPEIQAYTAGGASVLAVTVLRAVGWMSRFDLRTRTTGAGPMLPVPEAQCHGVLTAHLSIIFGTRAEAGSLHLPAAAALRRVPLQAFPLRPGHPAPSAQSEPGDAPQVIGALVSTWKPVDQTTGGGGSVLRISNPTPQAVTASVHLPTRVGTVERARIDETVLATLPIAHGNRLTVELGPFGLETLILRAGER from the coding sequence TTGATTGAGCATCTGGACACCTGTCACGTCATCTCCCACGTGCACTGGGACCGGGAGTGGTACCGCGGGTTCGACGGCTACCGCGGGCGACTGGTCGACCTCGTTGAACGGGTCTGCGATTCGTTGGACGATGACACCTATGCAACCTTTCACCTGGACGGGCAGACCGTTGTGCTCGCGGATGTCCTCGAAATCCGGCCCGACCTCGAGCCCCGTCTCGCGGGTCTGATCGCTGACGGTCGGCTCACCGTCGGTCCGTGGCATGTTCTCGCGGACAATCAGCTGGTCTCTGCGGAAAATCTCGTGCGCAATCTGTTCCGCGCCCGTCGCTGGGGAAACCGGATCGGCCGGCTGTCCACGGTGGGATACTCTCCGGACGCGTTCGGCCATCCCGCCGATCTACCCCGCCTGCTCGTCGGCTTCGGCATGGACACGGCCCTGGTGTGGCGGGGAGCCCCGCCGGAACTGGCCCGATTCCGGTGGCGGGCACCCGATGGCAGTGAGGTCTTCACCGTCAACCAGTCGTACCACCAAACCGAAGTGCTCTGGGACGCTGACGCCAGCAGCGTGCAGCTCCGAGCCTACGTTGACGCCGAGAAGGTGCGACTGCCGGACGGGCCGTGGTTGCTGCTGAACGGCGGCGACCACCTGGTGCCGCAACCGCCGTCGACACGGGAACAACACAGCGCCGAAGCCAGGGTCGACCTGATCGAGTCCACCCTCGCGGACTTCTTCGCGGCCGCACGCGAGAGCGGCGCATCCCTCCCCGTGATCGACGGAGAACTGCGCCGGCCGGGCAACAGACTCACGTTCCTGTTGCCAGGCACGCTCTCGGCCCGCACCTACGTCAAGCTGGCCAACGAGCACGTGCAAACCCTGCTCGAACGATTTGTTGAGCCGCAGCTGGCCCGGCTGGAGTTGCGATCAGGACCGAGCACCATCCCCGTTTCAGATAGCCGTTCGCTGTCGGGATTGCTCGACCATGCCTGGGACCTGGTTATCAAGAACTCCCCGCACGACTCCATCTGCGGGTGCAGCGTGGACGAGGTGCACAGAACAACAACCGTGCGCGCCGAACGCGCCGTCGAAACAGGCGAGCTCCTCGTTCAGCGGATGCTCCTCGAGGAGGGGCTCGACACGCGCCGATATGGAACGCCGCCGACAGAAAAGGTCGACCTGGTCGTATTGTCCGGTCTTGGCGCTGTGGTCTCGGGCCCCGTGGTGGTCGAGGTGGCCACGGACGTCGGCTCCAGCGTCACCGCACTCGTCACCCCGGACGGGCACGAGATCCCCTTCGAAATCGAATCGACCCGGCTCGAAACGGTCTTCGAAGCGGACCTGGACCTGCTGCCCGATTCTCGCCAGTGCGCCATCCACCGGATCGCCTTCACCGCCACAGACGTGCCCGCATTCGGATGGAAGGCGTACACGGCCCGCCTGGGAGGTGCGGTGGTCGCACGGGCTCAGGAGGTGGAAACCGGCCAGCCGATCGTGTCCGGACGGTTCTCGATCACCGTCAACCCCGACGCATCCGTGCGCGTACAAGACCGCGACACCGGAGTCGTGCACGACCACATCGGACGGCTGGTCTCCACCGGCGACCGCGGGGACAGCTACAACTATGACCCCCCGGCGAACGACAGCGCGGTCGAGCCGAGAGTTACCGGTGTGCGAGTGACAGAAACCCCGGTGCGCACCCGCCTCGAAATCACGGCGTCCTTGCTGCTGCCGGCCGCCCTGACCGCCGACCGCGACTCCCGCAGCGCCGAGTGCGTTTCGGTGCCCCTCACCATCTCGATCGAGCACTGGAGAGATCGCGACCAACTCGACTGGGCGGTGAGCATCGACAACAAGGCCGATGACCACCGTCTTCGATTCGAAGTTCCGGTCGACAGCACCGCCACGCAGTGGACGGCGGACCAACACTGGTCTGCACTCACCCGTCCGATCGGGCCGGAGCTCGGTGAGTTGCCAACGGGACCGGCGCTGGAGGCGGCGAGCGGGGTCGCCCCCGTGCATTCTTGGGCAAGCGTCGGCACGGGGGCGAACGCGGTCGCTCTGCTGACCCGCGGCCTGCCGGAAATTCAGGCCTACACGGCGGGCGGGGCCAGCGTGCTCGCCGTCACTGTGCTTCGGGCTGTCGGCTGGATGTCCCGGTTCGATCTCAGGACGCGCACTACGGGCGCGGGCCCCATGCTGCCTGTCCCGGAGGCTCAATGCCACGGCGTCTTGACGGCGCATCTGTCGATCATTTTCGGCACCCGTGCAGAGGCCGGCTCGCTCCATCTCCCCGCGGCGGCCGCTCTTCGCCGGGTGCCGCTGCAGGCGTTCCCGCTTCGCCCGGGTCACCCCGCGCCGAGCGCTCAGTCGGAGCCGGGCGACGCGCCCCAGGTGATCGGCGCGCTGGTATCGACCTGGAAGCCGGTGGATCAGACGACCGGTGGCGGCGGCAGCGTGTTGCGCATCAGCAACCCCACCCCACAGGCCGTGACGGCCTCGGTGCACCTGCCGACCCGCGTGGGCACCGTCGAGCGAGCTCGGATCGACGAGACAGTCCTGGCGACATTGCCGATCGCCCACGGCAACCGGCTCACTGTCGAACTGGGTCCGTTCGGCCTGGAAACCCTCATCCTGCGGGCGGGAGAGCGCTAG
- a CDS encoding N-acetylmannosamine-6-phosphate 2-epimerase gives MTEYRTAPPLTTPSALIESLRGQLIVSCQARPGEALFGSDHMVAMALSAVSGGARGLRIEGPSDIRAVRAVTALPIIGLWKVGDEGVYITPTLASAREVREAGADIVALDGTARDRPDGLSLAETIRRLKDASPNVVVLADVSTVSEGIAAVAAGADLVSTTLSGYTPHSRPGPAPDLELVAELAAVLDIPILAEGRISTPAEALAALQHGAAAVVVGSAITRPQVITAGFVQQTSSLRSTGGHAVD, from the coding sequence ATGACTGAATACCGCACTGCGCCCCCGCTGACCACGCCGTCCGCACTGATCGAGAGTCTGCGGGGCCAGCTCATCGTGTCCTGCCAGGCACGCCCCGGGGAAGCCCTCTTCGGCTCGGATCACATGGTCGCGATGGCCTTGAGCGCGGTTTCGGGCGGAGCGCGGGGCCTGCGGATCGAGGGACCCTCCGACATCCGCGCGGTGCGGGCAGTGACTGCGCTGCCGATCATCGGGCTCTGGAAGGTCGGCGACGAGGGCGTGTACATCACTCCAACGCTTGCCTCCGCCAGAGAGGTGCGTGAAGCCGGCGCCGACATCGTGGCCCTCGACGGCACCGCCCGCGACAGACCCGACGGCCTCAGCCTGGCCGAGACCATCAGGCGGCTCAAGGATGCCTCGCCGAACGTCGTCGTCCTCGCCGACGTGTCCACTGTCAGTGAGGGGATTGCCGCCGTCGCCGCTGGTGCCGACCTGGTCTCGACGACGCTCTCCGGTTACACGCCGCACAGCCGCCCCGGGCCCGCGCCGGATCTTGAGCTGGTGGCTGAACTGGCTGCGGTGCTTGACATCCCGATCCTTGCCGAAGGGCGCATCAGCACTCCCGCCGAGGCGCTCGCAGCTTTGCAACACGGGGCTGCAGCCGTCGTCGTTGGATCCGCCATCACCCGCCCGCAGGTCATCACGGCGGGCTTCGTTCAGCAGACCTCGAGTCTGCGTTCTACCGGAGGTCACGCCGTTGATTGA